The segment TGGAGAACAGCATCCGGCAGGCCGCCGTCTGGATGGCGAGCGTGGCCACCGCGATCGCGACCACCACGTCCGCGAGCAGCACCTTGCCCACCCCGTCGCCGAGGCTGCTGGTCAGGACGTAGCTGAGTCCGTCGACGCCGAGCCGTCCGTCGGTCAGGCTCGGCGCGGCCAGCAGGCCGCCCAGCACGATCAGCCCGCCGAGCAGTCCGGCCGCGCCGAGCGCCGTCAGGATGGTGCGCGGAGCGGTGCGCCTCGGACGGTGCGTCTCCTCGCTCATCTCACCGGCGCTGTCGAAGCCGATCATCACGTACGCGGCGGTGAAGGAGCCGACGAGGAGCGCCCCGAACAGACCGCTCTGCGCGGCCCCCGTCGTGTGGAAGGTGATGCCCGGCGTGCGCTCGGAGTGGGTGAGCAGCAGGACGACGATGAGGACGGCGCCGATGATCTCGGCCGTGACGCCGATCCGGTTGACCACGGACATCACCCGGTTGTCCAGGAGGTTCACGAGCGTCGTCAGGGCCAGCAGGACCACCCCGAGCAGGGCCGCGTTGGCCGCGCCGTCCGGTGAGGTGGGTGCGGGGTCGGTGCCGATCAGCTGGAAGCCCGGCCAGATCGCGGGCAGTACCGTCTGGAGCGCCAGCGCGGCCGCGGCGACCACGACGATCTGCCCGATCACCATGATCCAGCCGGCGAACCACCCGAACGAGGGCGTCGACAGCCGTGTCGACCACTGGTAGATCGCCCCCGAGATCGGGTAGCGCGCCGCCAGTTCCGCGAAGCACGCGGCGACCAGCAGCTGGCCGGTCAGCACGGCCGGCCAGGCCCAGAAGAAGACCGGGCCGCCGAAGGCGTACCCGAAGGCGAAGAACTGGAAGACGGTGGTCAGGACGGAGATGAAGGAGAACCCGGCGGCGAAGGAGGCGTACCGGCCCAGGCTGCGGTGCAGCTCCTGGGGGTAACCGAACTCGGCGAGGGAGCCGTCGCCCGCGTCGGGGGAGTGCGGCGGGTCGGGGCGTACGTCGGAGGGGGTCGTTGTCGTCACGGCGAAACCTGCCTTGGTCCCAGGGGAACGTAATTCCTGTCGGGCGACAGAAATTAGGGACGGGCTGTTTCGTACGCGTCACGCCGCCGTGTCCGGGGCGGGCCCAACTCCTCACGCCGGACGGGAACGCGCCCGGTCGCGTCGTGCGGCGTCCTGGCGCGGGGGTGTGGGGGTGCGGGCGGGGGTGGAGTGGCGCCGGTGGTCCGCGGGAACGCGCCGAGGCGGCCCGCGCCATCGGCACGGGCCGCCTCGGTCGGGTCGGGCGGGCGGACACCGGGCGCCGGGTCGGGTGCCGGGCGCGGGGTGTCGGTGTCAGGTCACGCGGCCGGGGCGGCGCCCTCCTGCTCGGCCTCCACGCGCGCGTTCCAGTCCCGCTTCGAGGCCTGCCAGCCGTCCTCGTTGTGGCCGAGCCGCCAGTAGCCGGAGACCGACAGGTCCTCGCGCGGGATCTCCAGCTCGACGCGCAGGAGCTTGCGCAGCTCCTTCACGCAGGCGGCCTCGCCGTGCACGAACGCGTGCACCCGGCCCTCGGGGAACTCCAGCGCCCGGACGGCCTCCACGAGCTTCTCGCCGACCGGCCGGTCTCCGCGGTGCAGCCAGACGACCGGCACCTGGGAGTCGATCTTCTGCTCCTCCTCGGGGCCCGCCACCTCGATGAAGGCGTGGGCGACGCTGTCGGCGGGCAGCGACTCCAGGGCGGCCGCGATGGCGGGCAGGGCGCTCTCGTCGCCCGCCAGCAGATGCCAGTCCGCCGCCGTGTCGGGCGCGTAGGCGCCGCCGGGGCCCATGAAACGGACGGTCTCGCCCGGCCGGACGCGCGCCGCCCACGGCCCGGCGAGCCCCTCGTCGCCGTGCACCACGAAGTCGAGGGTCAGCTCGCGCAGCTCGGCGTCCCAGTGGCGCACGGTGTAGGTCCGGGTCACCGGCCACTGCTCGCGCGGGAACTCGGCGCGGATGCGCTCCAGGTCGAAGGGGTCCGGGTAGGTCACGCCCTCGGGGCCGAAGAGCAGCTTGACGTAGTGGTCGGTGCAGGTGCCCGCCGTGAACTCGGCCAGCCCCTCCCCGCCGAGCACGACACGCTGCATATGGGGGGTGAGCCGTTCGGTGCGGACGACCTGCGCGGAGTGGGGCTTCCGCGGCTTCCGTGCCGGACGTTCTGCCATGACGGCCTCCCGTTTACATTTGGTTAGGGTTACCTAAGTTAGCATCTTCCCCCGGAGGTGCCCTCCCCCTCGGTGAGATCGGCTTGTCCGCGGCCCCGGTCTCACGTGGTGCCCATCTGCCGGGATCCCATGCGGCGCCCGGCGTACGGCCTGCCGCGCGCGGCTCCCGGTCGAGGACGATTTCCGGCCTCCGGCGGTGTCGTTCCTCCACGCGGGAGCGATGATCACGCGGGCGGCGCGCCGAGCGTCGTCAGCAGCCGCTGGAGCGAGCCGCCGAGACCCCAGCGGTGCCCCAGTGCCTCCAGTGTCTCTCCGTCCCGCGGCGCGCGGGGCAGTGCCGTGTCCACGTCCGGCAGCGGCACGTCCTCGGCGACCCGGACCACCGTCGGCGCCACGGCGAGGTAGGGCCGGGCCTCGTCCAGCCGCAGTCGCTGCGAGGGCGTCAGCTTCGCCTTCGGGTCGCCGGCCGCCGCCACGATTCCGGCCAGGTCGCCGAAGGCCGCCAGCAGTTTGGCCGCGGTCTTCTCCCCGATGCCCGGCACGCCCGGCAGGCCGTCGCTCGGGTCGCCGCGCAGCGTGGCCAGATCGGCGTACCCCCGCCCGTCGACGCCGTACTTCTCGCGCAGCCACGCCTCGTCCGTCAGCTGGAGGGTGCCCACGCCCTT is part of the Streptomyces asoensis genome and harbors:
- a CDS encoding siderophore-interacting protein; amino-acid sequence: MAERPARKPRKPHSAQVVRTERLTPHMQRVVLGGEGLAEFTAGTCTDHYVKLLFGPEGVTYPDPFDLERIRAEFPREQWPVTRTYTVRHWDAELRELTLDFVVHGDEGLAGPWAARVRPGETVRFMGPGGAYAPDTAADWHLLAGDESALPAIAAALESLPADSVAHAFIEVAGPEEEQKIDSQVPVVWLHRGDRPVGEKLVEAVRALEFPEGRVHAFVHGEAACVKELRKLLRVELEIPREDLSVSGYWRLGHNEDGWQASKRDWNARVEAEQEGAAPAA
- a CDS encoding amino acid permease gives rise to the protein MTTTTPSDVRPDPPHSPDAGDGSLAEFGYPQELHRSLGRYASFAAGFSFISVLTTVFQFFAFGYAFGGPVFFWAWPAVLTGQLLVAACFAELAARYPISGAIYQWSTRLSTPSFGWFAGWIMVIGQIVVVAAAALALQTVLPAIWPGFQLIGTDPAPTSPDGAANAALLGVVLLALTTLVNLLDNRVMSVVNRIGVTAEIIGAVLIVVLLLTHSERTPGITFHTTGAAQSGLFGALLVGSFTAAYVMIGFDSAGEMSEETHRPRRTAPRTILTALGAAGLLGGLIVLGGLLAAPSLTDGRLGVDGLSYVLTSSLGDGVGKVLLADVVVAIAVATLAIQTAACRMLFSMARDGELPFSARLARVNPRTGMPGAPALVVGVLAAALLLLNFASPDAFLAIGTTCIVLLYLAYAMVTGPLLVRRLRGGFSSAGTDETGARLFSLGRWGVPVNALALLYGLAMTVNLAWPRAAVYDPAGGHWYFRWFTVLFLAVTLAAGVAFRAARRRTPATAAPVPGTAAA